From the Argentina anserina chromosome 3, drPotAnse1.1, whole genome shotgun sequence genome, the window CATAAAACTGTTGAAGGTTTCAGCTCTTTCTGTGCCTATTCTGGGTTCCTAGTATTTCAGTCAAAGTCCCATCAGAGACAGAAAACTAAGGAACTGAATGCTGCTGGCTATTCTTGTACTTTGGTTCATATGCATAGCCGACATCTCTGAACATCGTACTTTGTCACACTCCGAGGTATCTCCCTTCCTCTGTTCTTTCCTTAACAATTTACTATCTGATTGCCCATTCTCCAACTTCATATttatgatgaattgatgatatgCATATAGCTTTCTCTTTCATTCGTGTTCATTCATATTTGGTAGCTACGGCTCTTAAATGTTTGTTCTTGCTAGGTTTCTTTTGAGTTTGTTGATTTCTTACTTTGTTTGATAGTGATTTCCACCATCAAGGCACCACCAACCCATTTtactaatttatttcatttaattCCTGTTGGGGAAATTTCGATTGCAGGTTCCAAGCAAAAATGGATGGAAAGATTGAAGCTTTGATTAGCCCAGATCTGAAAGATGAGAGCTTTTGATCCAGATGGATGAGTTGTGCAGCTCAGGTGTTTGTGAATAGTCCCCAGAAAGATTCCTTATTGAAACTTTGAAGCAAACCAACAAAAATGAAGAGGGTGTAGATCAGAAGCATGATGGGTTTGGTCTGTTTTCTTGTTCTGCTTCTCTTTCACTCTCTAAATTTGAGTTCAGCTGCTTCTAATGAGGATGTGGTCAAGAAGCTTTTGTTGGAGTTCAAGCAATCCTCTGTTCAATCTGACCCTCGTGGTTTGTTATCTGACTGGAAATCTGATTCCTTAACTGCTCTTTGTTCATGGAAAGGCCTGACGTGCTCTGAAGGCCATGTCATCACCCTTGACCTCTCCTATTCCGGTCTCATTGGAAGTCTTCACTTTCCAACTCTTACGTCCTTGCCAAGTCTTCAAAATCTGTACTTGCAAGGCAATTCATTCTCTGCTTCTGATCTTTCAGTTTCCAACATTACCTCATGTAGTCTTGTTACAGTTGACTTGTCCTCCAACAACATTACAACCCCTCTTCCGGTTCGGACTTTTCTTGAGGACTGTGAGCATCTGGCTTTGGTCAACCTCTCTGGTAATTCTATCCCAGGAGGGAGTTTCAGCTTTGGTGCTTCTTTGCTTCAGGTTGACATCTCTAGAAACCGGATTTCGGATTTGTCATTGTTGACATGCCAGAATTTGAATCTGCTCAATGTTTCCGGTAACAAGATCACCGGAAAATTGAGTGGTTCTATCTTGTCTTGCAAGAATCTGACAACACTCGACCTTTCATGCAATGCTTTGTCTGGGGAGATACCAAACACTTTCCTGGAAAGTGCTTCTGCATCTCTCAAGTATTTGGATCTCTCAAGCAACAATTTCTCTGGAAAGTTTACAAGCCTTGATTTCGGGCAGTGCAGCAGCCTCAATTTGCTGAAGCTATCACACAATAATCTATATGGGGATGAGTTCCCTTCAAGCCTTTCCAACTGTCAAGCATTGGAGACACTGAACCTGACTGGTAATAAGTTGCAGGACAAGATTCCAGGTGCCTTGCTGGGAAATCTCAAGAAGTTGAGGCAACTCTTTCTGGGTCGTAATCAGTTTTCGGGTGTAATTCCAGCTGAACTAGGAAAAGCTTGTGGGACACTTCAAGAGCTTGATATTTCTGCTAATTTGCTTACTGGTGAATTGCCTTCAAGTTTTGTGGCATGCTCTTCTTTGGTTACTCTCAATCTTGGTCACAATCAACTCTCAGGAAATTTCCTCAGTACTGTTGTGAGCAAGCTTCCGAGTTTGAGATATCTGTATGTACCCTTCAACAACATCACTGGTCCTGTGCCACCCTCTATTATCAATGGTACTCGGCTTCTAGTGCTTGATCTCAGCGCTAATCTCTTTACAGGGAATGTTCCGTCAGGGTTTTGCTCCTCCAGTGCAACCTCAGCTTTGGAGAAGATACTTCTAGCCAACAATTTTTTCTCCGGGACTGTGCCAGTGGAACTTGGAAACTGCAAGAGTCTGAAAGCTATTGATCTGAGTTTCAACAGTTTAAGTGGTTCAATTCCTTTAGAAATTTGGTTCTTGCCAAATCTTTCCGACTTGGTTATGTGGGCAAACAATCTCACTGGTGAAATCCCAGAAGGCATTTGCGTCAAAGGAGGAAACCTGGAGCTCTTGATTCTCAACAATAATCTAATTACTGGAGCCATTCCGCAGTCCATTGGCAGCTGCACCAATATGATTTGGGTGTCACTATCTAGCAACCGGCTTACAGGGGCAATCCCTTCAGGTATTGGAAATCTCCTGAAGCTTGCTATACTCCAGTTGGGTAATAATTCACTGTCTGGTCAGATTCCAGCTGAGCTTGGCAAGTGTCAAAGCCTCATTTGGCTTGACCTGAACAGCAATGATCTAAATGGTTATATTCCATCAGAGCTTGCTAATCAGGCCGGCCTAGTTGTTCCTGGAATTGTTTCAGGGAAGCAGTTTGCATTTGTTAGAAATGAGGGTGGTACAGCTTGCAGGGGTGCGGGAGGACTAGTTGAGTTTGAGGGAGTCCGGCCGCTGAGACTCGAAAGTTTACCTATGGTTCATTCTTGCTCATCAACTAGAATTTACACAGGGTCGACAGTTTACACATTCACCAGCAATGGAAGCATGATCTTCCTTGATATTTCCTACAATTCGTTGTCTGGAACTATCCCTGCTGACTTAGGTACACTGTCTTATTTGCAAGTCTTCAATCTAGGACACAATATGTTAAGTGGAACTATTCCAGAAAGCTTTGGAGGATTGAAAGCAGTTGGAGTCCTGGATCTCTCTCACAATAATCTTCAAGGTTATGTCCCAGGATCTTTGGGGACTCTCTCTTTCCTGAGTGACCTTGATGTGTCTAACAACAACCTCACCGGTCTCATTCCTTCTGGAGGTCAGCTTACCACTTTCCCAGCATCCAGATATGAGAATAACTCTGGCCTTTGTGGGTTGCCTCTGCCACCATGTGGCTCTCAAAGACATTCAGCAGAAAGTGTTAATGGAAAGAAGCCGTCTATGGTTTCAGGAATGGTCATCGGTATCacattctttctcttttgtatCCTTATACTTGCCTTAGCTCTATATCGAGTGAAGAAGTACCAGCGGAAAGAggcaaaaagagaaaaatatattgaaagcCTTCCGACTTCAGGTAGCAGCAGCTGGAAACTTTCCTGTGTTGCTGAGCCTCTCAGCATCAATGTAGCCACATTTGAAAAGCCTTTGCGGAAGCTGACCTTCGCCCATTTACTGGAAGCCACGAATGGTTTCAGTGCTGATAGCTTGATTGGTTCTGGAGGGTTTGGTGAGGTGTACAAGGCACAACTGGGAGATGGCTGTATTGTTGCAATCAAGAAGCTTATTCAAGTCACAGGTCAAGGAGACCGAGAGTTTATGGCAGAAATGGAAACTATTGGAAAAATCAAGCACCGAAACCTGGTTCCTTTATTGGGGTACTGCAaggttggagaggagagactTCTCGTGTATGAGTACATGAAATGGGGAAGTCTGGAGAGTGTTTTTCATGACAAAGTTAAGGGAGGAGGCTCGAGGCTTGACTGGGCAGCACGAAAGAAAATTGCTATAGGGTCTGCTAGAGGTTTAGCATTCCTTCACCATAGCTGCATACCTCATATAATCCACCGTGACATGAAGTCTAGCAATGTTCTTATAGATGAAAACTTTGAGGCCAGAGTATCAGATTTTGGCATGGCAAGATTGGTTAATGCTCTCGATACTCATCTCAGTGTGAGCACCCTAGCAGGAACTCCAGGTTACGTACCCCCTGAGTACTACCAGAGTTTTCGATGCACAACCAAAGGAGATGTCTACAGTTATGGTGTTATACTGCTCGAGCTTCTCTCAGGAAGAAGGCCTATAGACCCATCAGCGTTTGGTGATGACAACAACCTTGTTGGATGGGCAAAACAGCttcaaagagaaaaaagatGGAATGAGATACTCGACTCAGAGTTGTTGACACAGAAATCTGGTGAGGCTGAACTATACCAGTATCTGAATATTGCCTTTGAGTGCCTAGATGACAGGCCATTCCGACGGCCAACAATGATTCAGGTTATGGCTATGTTTAAAGAGCTTCAGGTTGATTCCGAAAGTGATGTCCTGGACGGCTTTTCACTGAAAGACACTGTTGCTGAGGAACCATGAAAAGAACGAGACTTTGAATTCCTGACCGTGGATTCATTCCTTCACACTGGCGGACTGTATATAATAGAACACCGAATCGGACAGCAAAGTTGAAGAAAGGCATGAAGAGAACAAAGTAAATGAAGTTTTGTTTTAGCTCTACTGGGTAAAAGTACATATTCTTTCATTTTGGAAATCATGTCTAGCCAGAACTAAGACTTtactgaaaagaaaaaattttcCCTTCCATTTTGGCTTATGTTCTTCTCACAGTTTTGCTAACTTCTGCCTTACCATTATTGCCATCACAATTAGTTTGCTGTTCATAGAATGCTGGATCTGTGGGAACAAACATTTTGTAAAGTTGTAGAGGGTCTATAATGAAGCTTCGATCTTATGTAAGAAAATATGAACCAACGTGATTTTGGTTCTCATTGTATAGAATACTTGTgaagttctattgtattctctaccatttacttttttacttttttttttcctacaaACTAAATAAGCTGGAGTGCTTGACTTGTTTTCCAGTCATTCTAAATAGGGTTTACTTTAATCAGTAGGATAAGTGGGCAGCCATGAGCTGGGGTTTTAAAGTTTTTGGCAGTAATTGGCTTTGTTGTTGATGACAAATCATGTGGATTGTTTTTCTGATATGTTGGCATACATTACTTTAATCATGGAGCTTAATTACTTTGTGGAATCTAGTAGCGCTCTCTAATCATATAGTTCTTATTTCCTGGAGGATTTTGTGCAGATTTTCTTGTCGATTCCGCTCCATAATAATGACTTTCCTAGTTTAACAAATGCATATTATAGTGACTATTGCAATAGCTCGAAATTCAGTCTTGAGTTATCAACCCCACTGTTAACTTGTGACAATGCTTCCTCTCAAACACCTAGTTTATCGAATGAAATTTACCAATTATCTTCGTTTCGTGAGTTTAAGAATGTCTTTTTTTATAgtggtaaaataaaaatagagggTATTTATCGTTAGTCCAAGACACTGATATAGTGAAATTTGGTGCATGGATCATGGATGCACTCGGAGCACTAAGGTcgtttttcaaaattatatctAATTTCGACTCTAAAGACAGGAaatagagaaaagaaaaaaagagagaagaaaaaaaaatcaactgaTATTGGGCTTGTTTTGGGCCTGTTTCAGGGCCTAAAACAGCAATTGGGATCTTCAAAAGTTTGATATATCAGCCCAAAACAGAAGTTGAGATTTGAGAAGTTGGTGTTATTATGTACCCAAAGAAGAAGCAAGAGATTGTGACGATCATTGAGTGGTGGGCTCTGCTTGTAAAAAGATCCTAAACTCCAACTTGTATGAAGAGGTCCCCTACTGTCTAGTAATGCTGTTCACTCTGTGGTTAGTATTGAGTAGAGACTGAGAGATTCAGACTTGCCTGGCAAGAATGGCAGGTTTTCTCCCCCTAACTGACCAACTGTGTTTCTTCTGGGTTTCTGACTCAGTTGGTTAACCTTGGATTTTACCCTATTTGTGATTCCATGCAACTCTTTCTGTGTCTCTTGTCTCTTTCACAAGTACTCTTCCCCACTCAAAGCCAAGTCAGATAATCTCATGATCCATGTGTTAGATGACTCTGAGTCCTACAGCTTCagtttttattatttactaTCTGTCCTAGCAACCTAAACACATACACTTATCTAATGAAGAAATGTTTTGACATGGAGTTGTATATATTATGGGGATCAACATTAATCACGGTTGTCAGATTCTAATTAGAGTGATGATTGCTATGTGAGTCCTCCTCTTCTGAGGTTTACATCAATCCATCATCACGCTTTCATTCTTGTCACGAGGTTAGATAACTCACACTTTCCTTCATTTGTTGATATTAAGTAATACTTAATTAATGGGATTATCAATTATGTAACTTTGAGATTCTCCAGCTAAGATCGAAAGAAGCGAAAACACACCAAAAAGATACACTCGCGGATCAAATGAAGATTGACATTAGTTTCAAAGCAAAggatgaatcaaaatccaacaaTGTTGGTTCCAAAACGAAGAATGAAACCATTTGGTTCGTACGTGCATGAGTGTGTTCTTGTTGTGTTCATAGAAGCCACAATAGTGCATAGTGGTACCAGTTTGAATGATTGAGGGGAACGAAGTATCATGTAGGAGTAACATGGGAGTAGAGGAGTGAGTGAGACAGACTGAGACTGATAAAGAAAAACATTGGTAACTGGATAGTGAGAGACTTGGTCATAGCATCTTTTTTGACTCAGTcctttaaatttaaaattgtaatatatttgttttttcctCAGCTGTCAAATTGATATGTTTGTTAGATATGGACCAGTTTCTTTCTCTATTGATTTCTTTGCGTGTTGTGTTGGCATCGCCATGGCAGAAGTAGTGTTGCCTTGTTCGGAGTTCCTGGGATTCTTCCATTTGGCATGTTCTTAGTTCTTAATTTTTATCACTTGATTCACTCCCCCAACAAATTATTGTTCCACTCATCAATCCTTTGATACCATATTTTGGCGGGTGAATTCAACAAACAATACTTTAATTATGGTTCATTCAAATTTTTTGTATCTCAGGTTTGGAAAATATCGCTTTAGTAACTCAAATCTCTATTTCAacttaattttagtttaattcGTCAATTAACACCGTTAATGACTTTATCTCCCACTAATTTTCAGAGTCATTTTCGTCACATCATTTTCCTCAtatttcatctttcatttccCTCCAATTTTAacttctattaaaaaaaagttgattAATACATATCATTTTATTACAAAATTAATAAACATCTTTTATTTACCACAACAATTGCATACAAGCTAAAGTTcgtaattataaaataaaccagcatatatttcatattgtaTATGTCCATCAACCAACAACCAACAATCGTATTGTTACAACTGACGGTGTTAATTGACggaatgaactaaaattagGCTGACATAGAAACTTGATGTACAAATGCGATAGTTTCTAAATTTAAGGTACTAAATGTTATAATGACCTATAATTGAAGTATTGTTTGTTGAATTCACCATATTTAGGCTCAATCCCTAGTCCCAAACCCATCcaaatttgtttttgtaaGTGATGCTTCGATGCATTTTCGTTTCTCATACTAGAACAACTTGTTGGATTCGAGTGAATTTTCAAATCCGACATTTAGTTTGGTGAGTCAAAATTCATTAATGATTGTCGTGCATGAGACACAAGTTTGCGGttactttgtttgttttgttgtgcATCGGCTAATTATAGGAAGATTTGTTCGCctcttttaaaaaataatgtaTGGTTCGGTCGTTAGTCACACTAATTGAGTTGAAATAAGAGCTATTATCACCATTAAAAAGAGAGCTATTTTCTAAAAGCTTTCTCTTTACCTTATAGTAAAATCATATACGTACTTATTCAAAAGTTTTGCTCAA encodes:
- the LOC126789411 gene encoding serine/threonine-protein kinase BRI1-like 1, producing MMGLVCFLVLLLFHSLNLSSAASNEDVVKKLLLEFKQSSVQSDPRGLLSDWKSDSLTALCSWKGLTCSEGHVITLDLSYSGLIGSLHFPTLTSLPSLQNLYLQGNSFSASDLSVSNITSCSLVTVDLSSNNITTPLPVRTFLEDCEHLALVNLSGNSIPGGSFSFGASLLQVDISRNRISDLSLLTCQNLNLLNVSGNKITGKLSGSILSCKNLTTLDLSCNALSGEIPNTFLESASASLKYLDLSSNNFSGKFTSLDFGQCSSLNLLKLSHNNLYGDEFPSSLSNCQALETLNLTGNKLQDKIPGALLGNLKKLRQLFLGRNQFSGVIPAELGKACGTLQELDISANLLTGELPSSFVACSSLVTLNLGHNQLSGNFLSTVVSKLPSLRYLYVPFNNITGPVPPSIINGTRLLVLDLSANLFTGNVPSGFCSSSATSALEKILLANNFFSGTVPVELGNCKSLKAIDLSFNSLSGSIPLEIWFLPNLSDLVMWANNLTGEIPEGICVKGGNLELLILNNNLITGAIPQSIGSCTNMIWVSLSSNRLTGAIPSGIGNLLKLAILQLGNNSLSGQIPAELGKCQSLIWLDLNSNDLNGYIPSELANQAGLVVPGIVSGKQFAFVRNEGGTACRGAGGLVEFEGVRPLRLESLPMVHSCSSTRIYTGSTVYTFTSNGSMIFLDISYNSLSGTIPADLGTLSYLQVFNLGHNMLSGTIPESFGGLKAVGVLDLSHNNLQGYVPGSLGTLSFLSDLDVSNNNLTGLIPSGGQLTTFPASRYENNSGLCGLPLPPCGSQRHSAESVNGKKPSMVSGMVIGITFFLFCILILALALYRVKKYQRKEAKREKYIESLPTSGSSSWKLSCVAEPLSINVATFEKPLRKLTFAHLLEATNGFSADSLIGSGGFGEVYKAQLGDGCIVAIKKLIQVTGQGDREFMAEMETIGKIKHRNLVPLLGYCKVGEERLLVYEYMKWGSLESVFHDKVKGGGSRLDWAARKKIAIGSARGLAFLHHSCIPHIIHRDMKSSNVLIDENFEARVSDFGMARLVNALDTHLSVSTLAGTPGYVPPEYYQSFRCTTKGDVYSYGVILLELLSGRRPIDPSAFGDDNNLVGWAKQLQREKRWNEILDSELLTQKSGEAELYQYLNIAFECLDDRPFRRPTMIQVMAMFKELQVDSESDVLDGFSLKDTVAEEP